The Syntrophorhabdaceae bacterium genome window below encodes:
- the cobO gene encoding cob(I)yrinic acid a,c-diamide adenosyltransferase, which yields MNGLLIVNTGNGKGKTTAALGLAFRALGHELPVCIIQFIKGHWKYGELKSAARFKDSFFEGLLDFHVMGEGFTWKSKDLEKDREAARLGWEMAKSVIAAGRHRLVILDELTWLLKYKMVDESEVLDSLRKRPEGLHVVVTGRNAPPALIEMADLVTEMKELKHPYHAGVKAQKGIEW from the coding sequence ATGAACGGACTTCTCATCGTTAACACGGGGAATGGAAAGGGCAAGACCACAGCCGCGTTGGGCCTGGCCTTTCGCGCCCTGGGACACGAATTGCCGGTCTGCATTATCCAGTTCATAAAAGGCCATTGGAAATACGGAGAATTAAAGAGCGCCGCGCGATTCAAGGATTCTTTCTTTGAGGGTCTTCTCGATTTCCATGTGATGGGGGAAGGCTTTACCTGGAAATCGAAGGATCTCGAAAAGGACCGCGAGGCAGCGAGGCTCGGATGGGAGATGGCGAAATCGGTCATTGCGGCAGGACGGCACCGCCTCGTTATCCTGGATGAGCTTACCTGGCTTCTTAAATATAAGATGGTGGATGAATCGGAAGTGCTCGACTCCCTTCGGAAGAGACCTGAAGGTTTGCATGTCGTCGTGACTGGCCGTAACGCTCCACCGGCCCTCATCGAGATGGCCGACTTGGTGACGGAAATGAAAGAGCTGAAACACCCTTACCACGCAGGAGTGAAGGCCCAGAAGGGGATCGAATGGTAG
- a CDS encoding adenosylcobinamide amidohydrolase, whose amino-acid sequence MKGEEEMLLGTYYDGVEIHREEKIVYARFLVPHRIISTCQAAGGLRDDLDYLYNHQSSEPAGHHPSAHMIAVRDPLAYRALVSRQYGLPGERCATLGTAANMRFAVTKEGRLRDLVVVAVCTGGVEGNAGRAGDPASVYEHDHIFESVSGEEPVLHGTINIMLFINHELTDGAMVRTVVTATEAKTAVLQELAVNSRYSNRLATGTGTDQIGVAARLHTGVPLASAGNHSSLGELIGTTVHDAVAGTLALQDSLTPETQRSSVRHLERFGATREGMRNSIADRLGTKKGVLFAVNFDTIERDPLVVAAVAALVHLRDKEMWGILPRSCSPEVRATYGAQIAAAVSGDYSSFTTYRGMLAEKPRQDGDVEFLRLIEDSFVLGFKDKWHDDTGKED is encoded by the coding sequence ATGAAAGGAGAAGAAGAAATGCTTCTGGGCACTTATTACGACGGCGTGGAAATCCACCGTGAAGAAAAGATCGTTTACGCGCGTTTCCTCGTGCCTCACCGGATAATCTCCACGTGCCAGGCGGCGGGAGGTTTGCGGGACGACCTCGATTACCTATATAACCACCAGTCATCCGAGCCTGCGGGTCACCACCCTTCAGCCCACATGATCGCTGTCCGCGATCCTCTGGCCTATCGGGCCCTGGTTTCCCGTCAATATGGCCTGCCGGGAGAGAGGTGCGCTACCCTCGGCACGGCTGCGAATATGCGCTTCGCTGTCACCAAGGAGGGTCGATTGAGAGACCTCGTGGTGGTGGCAGTCTGCACCGGCGGAGTGGAAGGCAACGCCGGGCGTGCGGGAGACCCTGCCTCCGTCTACGAGCATGACCATATATTCGAGTCCGTATCCGGAGAAGAGCCTGTGCTCCACGGCACCATCAACATCATGCTCTTTATCAACCACGAACTGACCGACGGAGCTATGGTGCGCACTGTGGTGACCGCTACGGAGGCCAAGACCGCTGTGCTTCAGGAACTGGCCGTCAACTCCCGTTACTCCAATCGTCTCGCGACTGGAACAGGAACCGACCAGATCGGCGTGGCGGCCAGGCTTCACACGGGCGTACCGTTGGCGAGCGCCGGTAACCACTCCTCTCTCGGAGAGCTAATCGGCACAACTGTCCATGACGCCGTCGCGGGCACGCTTGCCCTCCAGGATTCCCTGACGCCGGAAACACAACGGTCGAGCGTGCGTCACCTCGAACGCTTTGGGGCAACAAGGGAGGGGATGAGAAACTCTATTGCAGATCGTTTGGGAACAAAAAAAGGAGTGCTCTTCGCGGTAAACTTCGACACCATAGAGCGCGACCCTCTCGTTGTGGCGGCTGTCGCCGCGCTGGTGCACTTGCGCGATAAGGAGATGTGGGGCATCCTTCCGCGAAGTTGTTCGCCCGAAGTGCGGGCGACTTACGGTGCGCAAATAGCCGCCGCTGTCTCTGGCGATTATTCGTCCTTCACAACCTATCGGGGCATGCTGGCAGAGAAGCCGCGTCAAGATGGGGATGTAGAATTCTTGCGCCTCATAGAGGACTCTTTCGTGTTAGGATTCAAGGACAAATGGCACGATGATACGGGCAAAGAGGACTAA
- a CDS encoding helical backbone metal receptor encodes MVATAMIRERLPQTHVGGRPRTLPHYVCLILVGGLLLMTLWCVRIAHAAPVRDVKALTLVSLGPTVTEKLYLLGVQDRLLGVTTYCTRPPEARSKEKVGSVTQVSIEKILDLKPDLVFATSLTEPRAIRSLRELKLAVTVFDEPASFAEMNDEFIKLGQLVGEEDRAREIVRAAERKVATISRKVRGLEKPKVFIQIGSKPLFTATRDSVMNDMVELAGATNIGAQFRTGLFSREEVLSLNPDVILIVEMGITAENEKRTWQRFSKMAAVRNNRIFILDPYETCSPTPVTFVDALETIVEAVHPGLEVKK; translated from the coding sequence ATGGTAGCGACCGCCATGATAAGAGAAAGGCTTCCCCAGACCCACGTAGGAGGTCGCCCGCGTACCTTACCTCACTACGTATGCCTTATCCTCGTGGGGGGCTTGCTGCTCATGACCCTCTGGTGCGTGAGGATCGCCCATGCAGCCCCGGTTAGAGACGTAAAAGCCCTCACGCTCGTTTCCCTGGGACCGACGGTCACGGAGAAACTCTATCTTCTCGGGGTACAGGACCGGCTGCTTGGCGTGACCACGTATTGTACCAGGCCACCGGAAGCGCGTAGCAAGGAGAAGGTCGGAAGCGTGACACAAGTGAGCATCGAAAAGATCCTCGATCTCAAGCCCGATCTTGTTTTTGCCACATCGCTCACCGAACCAAGAGCCATAAGAAGCCTGAGAGAGTTGAAGCTTGCCGTCACCGTTTTTGACGAGCCGGCATCTTTCGCTGAAATGAACGATGAATTCATCAAGCTCGGCCAGTTGGTGGGGGAAGAGGACCGCGCCAGAGAGATTGTCCGGGCTGCTGAGCGCAAGGTAGCGACTATTAGCCGCAAGGTGCGCGGGCTTGAAAAACCGAAGGTCTTTATCCAGATTGGATCAAAACCCCTTTTTACGGCCACGCGAGATTCCGTTATGAACGATATGGTCGAGCTTGCCGGGGCGACGAACATCGGAGCCCAATTCAGGACGGGCCTATTTAGCAGGGAAGAGGTGCTTAGCCTGAATCCGGATGTCATCCTCATCGTGGAGATGGGTATCACAGCAGAGAACGAGAAGAGAACATGGCAGAGATTCTCCAAGATGGCAGCGGTCAGAAACAACCGGATATTCATTCTCGACCCTTACGAGACGTGCAGTCCCACACCTGTAACATTTGTCGATGCCCTGGAAACCATCGTGGAGGCAGTCCATCCCGGTCTG